In a single window of the Prinia subflava isolate CZ2003 ecotype Zambia chromosome 3, Cam_Psub_1.2, whole genome shotgun sequence genome:
- the LOC134548554 gene encoding T-cell surface glycoprotein CD1b-3-like, with amino-acid sequence MQSPCCCLLSLLLYLVLLSGTWADLEGTITLRLLQTSTFQNSSFVDTEGLSLLEDIKLGYFDKRTWSIHLYQPWVRSPVPQADWEKLENMLRIYLQKFNHLINEGAMQTDIPYPFVFQCMGGCVLYPNRTSQAFAYMGYNGQDFLSFDTKNATWTLSQNTTLSRYVKAFLQNYTAVRDMVEMILNDTCVGEMKMFLQYGRAALERQELPVATVFARTPSLGQLLLVCHVTGFYPRPISVAWLRDGQEVPPGPVLNTSPILPNADLTYQLRSALAVAPRDGHSYVCRVRHHSLGTRSLLIPWGNSEVVLITGLVAGLLAAVAMAAVVVLWVWRQRNHQPKEESKSRNSILSKGA; translated from the exons ATGCAGTCcccttgctgctgcctgctctccctcctcctctaCCTCGTCCTCCTCTCTGGGACATGGGCAGACCTGGAGG GGACCATCACTCTCCGGCTGCTCCAGACCTCCACCTTCCAGAACAGCTCGTTTGTGGACACGGAGGGGTTgagcctgctggaagacatcaaACTTGGTTATTTTGATAAACGCACATGGTCCATCCACCTCTACCAGCCCTGGGTGCGCTCACCCGTGCCCCAAGCTGACTGGGAGAAACTTGAGAATATGCTTAGGATCTATTTGCAGAAGTTCAACCACCTGATCAATGAAGGGGCCATGCAAACAGACATCCCCT aCCCCTTTGTGTTTCAGTGCATGGGAGGCTGCGTGCTGTACCCCAACAGAACCTCCCAGGCCTTTGCCTACATGGGTTACAATGGTCAGGATTTCCTCAGCTTCGACACAAAGAATGCCACCTGGACCCTCTCCCAGAACACCACGTTGTCACGGTATGTCAAAGCATTTCTTCAGAACTACACTGCCGTGAGGGACATGGTGGAAATGATCCTCAATGATACTTGTGTCGGTGAGATGAAGATGTTCCTGCAGTATGGGagggcagctctggagagaCAAG agctgcctgtggccACGGTCTTCGCCCGCACCCCCAGCCTAGGCCAGCTGCTGCTCGTTTGCCACGTCACTGGCTTCTACCCGCGTCCCATCAGCGTGGCCTGGCTGCGGGATGGCCAGGAGGTGCCTCCGGGGCCGGTGCTCAACaccagccccatcctgcccaaCGCTGACCTCACCTACCAGCTCCGCAGCGCCCTGGCCGTGGCCCCCCGGGACGGGCACAGCTACGTCTGCCGTGTGCGCCACCACAGCCTGGGCACCCGCAGCCTCCTCATCCCGTGGG GGAACTCCGAAGTGGTGCTGATCACAGGGCTCGTGGCCGGGCTGCTTGCAGCCGTGGCCATGGCTGCCGTGGTGGTGCTTTGGGTGTGGAGACAAAG AAACCACCAGCCAAAGGAGGAATCAAAGTCCAGGAACTCCATCCTGAGCAAAGGAGCTTAG
- the LOC134548707 gene encoding T-cell surface glycoprotein CD1b-1-like isoform X1, translating into MTLLTIKFPQHSQGNSGCPSSLHVGTSEPSPKPQCQPHWLPGPLAPAELPRQSQPEETTAATSPNSLFLLLLHPLLHTWGLPAGTMQSPCCCLLSLLLYLVLLSGTWADLEGTITLRLLQTSTFQNTSFVDTEGLGLLEDIELGYFDKRTWSIHLYQPWVHSALPRADCDSMENLIIGYFLHFNHMVNEGAMLTDIPYPFVFQCMGGCILYPNRTTQAFAYVGYNGQDFLSFDTKNATWTLSQDTIFSQHIKAFLQNYTAMKDMVKMIFSDTCVNEMKMVLQYGRAALERQELPVATVFARTPSLGQLLLVCHVTGFYPRPISVAWLRDGQEVPPGPALNTSPILPNADLTYQLRSALAVAPRDGHSYVCRVRHHSLGTHSLLIPWGNSEVVLITGLVAGLLAAVAMAAVVVLWVWRQRSLPWSIQLSSSHFRNHQPKEESKSRNSILSKGA; encoded by the exons ATGACCTTGCTCACAATCAAATTCCCCCAGCACTCACAGGGAAACTCAGGATGCCCCAGCTCACTCCATGTGGGAACCTCAGAGCCCTCCCCTAAACCTCAGTGCCAGCCCCATTGGCTGCCAGGGCCATtggcaccagcagagctgcccaggcagagccagcctgaggagACAACTGCGGCCACATCTCCCAACAGTctgttcttgctgctgctgcacccactGCTGCACACTTGGGGCCTCCCTGCTGGAACTATGCAGTCcccttgctgctgcctgctctccctcctcctctaCCTCGTCCTCCTCTCTGGGACATGGGCAGACCTGGAGG GGACCATCACTCTCCGGCTGCTCCAGACCTCCACCTTCCAAAACACCTCGTTTGTGGACACGGAGGGGTTGggcctgctggaagacatcgAACTTGGTTATTTTGATAAACGCACATGGTCCATCCACCTCTACCAGCCCTGGGTGCACTCGGCCCTGCCCCGAGCTGATTGCGACAGCATGGAGAACCTGATTATAGgctattttctgcatttcaacCACATGGTCAATGAAGGGGCCATGCTAACAGACATCCCCT ACCCCTTTGTGTTTCAGTGCATGGGTGGCTGCATACTGTACCCCAACAGAACCACCCAGGCCTTTGCCTACGTGGGTTACAATGGTCAGGATTTCCTCAGCTTCGACACAAAGAATGCCACCTGGACCCTCTCCCAGGACACCATATTCTCACAGCATATCAAGGCATTTCTTCAGAACTACACTGCCATGAAGGACATGGTGAAAATGATCTTCAGTGATACTTGTGTCAATGAGATGAAGATGGTCCTGCAGTATGGGagggcagctctggagagaCAAG agctgcctgtggccACGGTCTTCGCCCGCACCCCCAGCCTAGGCCAGCTGCTGCTCGTTTGCCACGTCACTGGCTTCTACCCGCGTCCCATCAGCGTGGCCTGGCTGCGGGATGGCCAGGAGGTGCCTCCGGGGCCGGCGCTCAACaccagccccatcctgcccaaCGCTGACCTCACCTACCAGCTCCGCAGCGCCCTGGCCGTGGCCCCCCGGGACGGGCACAGCTACGTCTGCCGTGTGCGCCACCACAGcctgggcacccacagcctccTCATCCCGTGGG GGAACTCCGAAGTGGTGCTGATCACAGGGCTCGTGGCCGGGCTGCTTGCAGCCGTGGCCATGGCTGCCGTGGTGGTGCTTTGGGTGTGGAGACAAAG GTCTCTGCCATGGAGCATCCAGCTGTCCTCCTCTCATTTTAGAAACCACCAGCCAAAGGAGGAATCAAAGTCCAGGAACTCCATCCTGAGCAAAGGAGCTTAG
- the LOC134548707 gene encoding T-cell surface glycoprotein CD1b-3-like isoform X3: MTLLTIKFPQHSQGNSGCPSSLHVGTSEPSPKPQCQPHWLPGPLAPAELPRQSQPEETTAATSPNSLFLLLLHPLLHTWGLPAGTMQSPCCCLLSLLLYLVLLSGTWADLEDPFVFQCMGGCILYPNRTTQAFAYVGYNGQDFLSFDTKNATWTLSQDTIFSQHIKAFLQNYTAMKDMVKMIFSDTCVNEMKMVLQYGRAALERQELPVATVFARTPSLGQLLLVCHVTGFYPRPISVAWLRDGQEVPPGPALNTSPILPNADLTYQLRSALAVAPRDGHSYVCRVRHHSLGTHSLLIPWGNSEVVLITGLVAGLLAAVAMAAVVVLWVWRQRSLPWSIQLSSSHFRNHQPKEESKSRNSILSKGA; this comes from the exons ATGACCTTGCTCACAATCAAATTCCCCCAGCACTCACAGGGAAACTCAGGATGCCCCAGCTCACTCCATGTGGGAACCTCAGAGCCCTCCCCTAAACCTCAGTGCCAGCCCCATTGGCTGCCAGGGCCATtggcaccagcagagctgcccaggcagagccagcctgaggagACAACTGCGGCCACATCTCCCAACAGTctgttcttgctgctgctgcacccactGCTGCACACTTGGGGCCTCCCTGCTGGAACTATGCAGTCcccttgctgctgcctgctctccctcctcctctaCCTCGTCCTCCTCTCTGGGACATGGGCAGACCTGGAGG ACCCCTTTGTGTTTCAGTGCATGGGTGGCTGCATACTGTACCCCAACAGAACCACCCAGGCCTTTGCCTACGTGGGTTACAATGGTCAGGATTTCCTCAGCTTCGACACAAAGAATGCCACCTGGACCCTCTCCCAGGACACCATATTCTCACAGCATATCAAGGCATTTCTTCAGAACTACACTGCCATGAAGGACATGGTGAAAATGATCTTCAGTGATACTTGTGTCAATGAGATGAAGATGGTCCTGCAGTATGGGagggcagctctggagagaCAAG agctgcctgtggccACGGTCTTCGCCCGCACCCCCAGCCTAGGCCAGCTGCTGCTCGTTTGCCACGTCACTGGCTTCTACCCGCGTCCCATCAGCGTGGCCTGGCTGCGGGATGGCCAGGAGGTGCCTCCGGGGCCGGCGCTCAACaccagccccatcctgcccaaCGCTGACCTCACCTACCAGCTCCGCAGCGCCCTGGCCGTGGCCCCCCGGGACGGGCACAGCTACGTCTGCCGTGTGCGCCACCACAGcctgggcacccacagcctccTCATCCCGTGGG GGAACTCCGAAGTGGTGCTGATCACAGGGCTCGTGGCCGGGCTGCTTGCAGCCGTGGCCATGGCTGCCGTGGTGGTGCTTTGGGTGTGGAGACAAAG GTCTCTGCCATGGAGCATCCAGCTGTCCTCCTCTCATTTTAGAAACCACCAGCCAAAGGAGGAATCAAAGTCCAGGAACTCCATCCTGAGCAAAGGAGCTTAG
- the LOC134548707 gene encoding T-cell surface glycoprotein CD1b-3-like isoform X2, with protein sequence MTLLTIKFPQHSQGNSGCPSSLHVGTSEPSPKPQCQPHWLPGPLAPAELPRQSQPEETTAATSPNSLFLLLLHPLLHTWGLPAGTMQSPCCCLLSLLLYLVLLSGTWADLEGTITLRLLQTSTFQNTSFVDTEGLGLLEDIELGYFDKRTWSIHLYQPWVHSALPRADCDSMENLIIGYFLHFNHMVNEGAMLTDIPYPFVFQCMGGCILYPNRTTQAFAYVGYNGQDFLSFDTKNATWTLSQDTIFSQHIKAFLQNYTAMKDMVKMIFSDTCVNEMKMVLQYGRAALERQELPVATVFARTPSLGQLLLVCHVTGFYPRPISVAWLRDGQEVPPGPALNTSPILPNADLTYQLRSALAVAPRDGHSYVCRVRHHSLGTHSLLIPWGNSEVVLITGLVAGLLAAVAMAAVVVLWVWRQRNHQPKEESKSRNSILSKGA encoded by the exons ATGACCTTGCTCACAATCAAATTCCCCCAGCACTCACAGGGAAACTCAGGATGCCCCAGCTCACTCCATGTGGGAACCTCAGAGCCCTCCCCTAAACCTCAGTGCCAGCCCCATTGGCTGCCAGGGCCATtggcaccagcagagctgcccaggcagagccagcctgaggagACAACTGCGGCCACATCTCCCAACAGTctgttcttgctgctgctgcacccactGCTGCACACTTGGGGCCTCCCTGCTGGAACTATGCAGTCcccttgctgctgcctgctctccctcctcctctaCCTCGTCCTCCTCTCTGGGACATGGGCAGACCTGGAGG GGACCATCACTCTCCGGCTGCTCCAGACCTCCACCTTCCAAAACACCTCGTTTGTGGACACGGAGGGGTTGggcctgctggaagacatcgAACTTGGTTATTTTGATAAACGCACATGGTCCATCCACCTCTACCAGCCCTGGGTGCACTCGGCCCTGCCCCGAGCTGATTGCGACAGCATGGAGAACCTGATTATAGgctattttctgcatttcaacCACATGGTCAATGAAGGGGCCATGCTAACAGACATCCCCT ACCCCTTTGTGTTTCAGTGCATGGGTGGCTGCATACTGTACCCCAACAGAACCACCCAGGCCTTTGCCTACGTGGGTTACAATGGTCAGGATTTCCTCAGCTTCGACACAAAGAATGCCACCTGGACCCTCTCCCAGGACACCATATTCTCACAGCATATCAAGGCATTTCTTCAGAACTACACTGCCATGAAGGACATGGTGAAAATGATCTTCAGTGATACTTGTGTCAATGAGATGAAGATGGTCCTGCAGTATGGGagggcagctctggagagaCAAG agctgcctgtggccACGGTCTTCGCCCGCACCCCCAGCCTAGGCCAGCTGCTGCTCGTTTGCCACGTCACTGGCTTCTACCCGCGTCCCATCAGCGTGGCCTGGCTGCGGGATGGCCAGGAGGTGCCTCCGGGGCCGGCGCTCAACaccagccccatcctgcccaaCGCTGACCTCACCTACCAGCTCCGCAGCGCCCTGGCCGTGGCCCCCCGGGACGGGCACAGCTACGTCTGCCGTGTGCGCCACCACAGcctgggcacccacagcctccTCATCCCGTGGG GGAACTCCGAAGTGGTGCTGATCACAGGGCTCGTGGCCGGGCTGCTTGCAGCCGTGGCCATGGCTGCCGTGGTGGTGCTTTGGGTGTGGAGACAAAG AAACCACCAGCCAAAGGAGGAATCAAAGTCCAGGAACTCCATCCTGAGCAAAGGAGCTTAG